The Leguminivora glycinivorella isolate SPB_JAAS2020 chromosome 1, LegGlyc_1.1, whole genome shotgun sequence genome includes a region encoding these proteins:
- the LOC125231216 gene encoding kinesin-like protein CG14535 isoform X2: MASFSHQETQSSPAKELPSRTSTAKCSGSPHRQRRREEDASPAGFCAALHKTPPAPPPALLRRLGVKEPTGVGKVKVMLRVGASGEGPFTSGTQTFSLDKRKKQVSLCENATGAATAPEDRKVGVAAPKMFAFDAIFSQDDSQTEICSSALTDVIHAVINGTDGCLFCFGHAGLGKSYTMLGRPDAAASLGAIPCAIAWLFRGIAEQRHKCGTRFSIRVSAVELCTNTNQIRDLLTPYQNDTEQSPGVYLRDDPLFGTHLQNQSELRVHSAEKAAFYLDAALATRGAREEGKDSHLLYTLHVYQYSVGGKGAVAGGRSRLHLIDLGNSERGKASGGIPLSGLGNILLAIFNGQRHLPYRDHNLTHVLKECLGSLTCHTAMIVHVSPTVQNYSDTLTTLQLASRIHRLRRRKIKYSANNNAGSGGSSGEDASKPSSSEPDPSSSDLSADTVIYVGPLDDATDGEHPPVYIPHMNSGDNRGVISKALRGSALEHKHRSSLSKVIEEKSPVHKLHFSPKASPMKTALQSSSHTPKSSPVHSATSKLTPVKKAASKHTEDVKSTSDEQWIDGPRISKSKLVEVRHIIKETQEKQRETWIDGPMQETKLPLQFESVPIQSNQLPLQIGILGSHGSESIGYGYMDNHKKNMIRKWVENQTSQIHKSRHNSPSHKSQQNHKNPAQKVTEEPEATHKMEPMKDTAKRIHVEESTVRTGLKAASKGNMIEEESIGPPISDTQTPKKSSIKIAAKNDIDDDDDSEELAEIPPALPIIQPSSLSSREVSMESLDSKYKERMRMDDELMSNHSRDIDAHGLSRLAEDDDEILEIIEIEEPLEPVPMQDCCLQVTEEDIALCMGYADNHFLDADQEDAEDHPLRILSQENLTVASTFTDTLSLYSEVERQIRNEAYLRQTLGFYTENFCYEYALGGDVNPHESLPSSRSRIDDMLGLAELYGSRKMLDNSDLPNTRIAPQFQSLSLCNVRDTEEFHGDGSVYSEPAYRPSDKICDSCKRTMSRPGSAVGECGAFQECTQNDAYGPFERYRGNDITDARIASLRHPDGASDPNLREEKRIPGNGAPANNFRELKSNLHLEVTPPVVTTEPRSDKNDKGDKSVARIVGSSKPDGYDSGHESTPRTGKHSPAATSRRAESGYDSVPRDSDASSLDSYPTRRAAVARAHAKKHTTAKYKQHSDRSFCSWLRNPFACKYADTDPEISDF; encoded by the exons GTGAAAGTGATGCTTCGCGTCGGCGCCTCAGGCGAAGGTCCCTTCACGAGTGGCACCCAAACGTTCTCGTTGGACAAACGCAAGAAGCAAGTGAGCCTCTGCGAGAATGCCACCGGCGCCGCCACCGCACCAGAGGACAGGAAGGTCGGCGTGGCCGCGCCGAAGATGTTCGCGTTTGATGCGATCTTCTCACAGGATGACTCACAG ACGGAGATATGTTCGAGCGCTCTCACGGATGTCATCCATGCGGTGATCAACGGGACGGACGGTTGCCTCTTTTGTTTTGGACACGCAGGACTAG GTAAATCGTACACAATGTTGGGGCGACCGGATGCGGCGGCGTCCCTGGGCGCCATCCCGTGCGCCATCGCCTGGCTGTTCCGGGGCATCGCTGAGCAGCGCCACAAGTGCGGCACGAGGTTCTCCATACGAGTCTCTGCCGTTGAGCTCTGCACCAACACCAACCAAATCAGAGATTTGCTGACACCTTATCAAAATG ACACAGAACAATCTCCCGGCGTCTACCTTCGAGACGACCCACTCTTTGGAACGCATCTCCAGAACCAGTCAGAGTTGCGCGTGCACAGCGCAGAGAAGGCCGCCTTCTACTTGGATGCCGCACTAGCCACGCGGGGGGCGAGGGAGGAGGGCAAGGACAGCCATCTGCTGTACACTTTGCATGTGTACCAGTACAGTGTTGGTGGAAAGGGGGCGG TCGCCGGAGGTCGGAGTCGCCTGCATTTAATTGACTTAGGAAACTCAGAACGAGGTAAAGCTAGCGGAGGAATCCCGCTTTCTGGGCTAGGAAATATATTACTGGCAATATTTAATGGTCAGAGGCATCTACCGTACAGAGATCATAATCTCACACACGTACTGAAAGAATGCCTTGGGTCGCTCACTTGCCATACTGCCATGATAGTCCACGTGTCTCCTACTGTACAAAACTACTCTGATACACTGACTACTTTACAATTGGCATCGAGAATACACAGGCTCAGAAgaagaaaaattaaatattcagcTAACAATAACGCGGGATCTGGAGGCAGTTCAGGAGAGGATGCATCAAAACCCAGCAGCAGTGAACCAGATCCGTCAAGCAGTGACCTGTCCGCAGACACTGTTATATACGTCGGACCTTTAGATGACGCAACTGATGGAGAACATCCGCCAGTATACATTCCACACATGAACTCTGGCGACAACAGAGGTGTTATAAGTAAAGCATTGAGAGGATCGGCGTTAGAACATAAACATAGATCATCTTTATCTAAAGTAATTGAGGAAAAAAGCCCTGTGCATAAATTACACTTTTCTCCTAAAGCTTCCCCTATGAAAACTGCCCTACAATCTTCAAGTCATACTCCAAAATCATCACCAGTTCATTCCGCAACCTCCAAACTAACACCAGTTAAGAAAGCAGCCTCAAAACATACAGAAGATGTTAAAAGTACTAGTGACGAACAATGGATAGATGGCCCTCGAATATCTAAATCAAAATTAGTAGAAGTTAGGCATATCATTAAAGAAACCCAAGAAAAACAACGTGAAACCTGGATTGATGGACCAATGCAAGAAACAAAATTGCCATTACAATTTGAATCAGTTCCGATTCAGTCAAACCAACTGCCCTTGCAAATTGGCATACTCGGTTCACATGGTAGTGAAAGTATTGGATACGGTTACATGGATAATCATAAGAAGAATATGATTAGGAAATGGGTTGAAAATCAAACATCACAAATTCATAAATCTCGACATAATTCTCCCAGTCATAAAAGtcaacaaaatcataaaaatccTGCACAGAAAGTTACAGAAGAACCAGAGGCAACACACAAGATGGAACCAATGAAAGACACAGCAAAGCGCATTCACGTTGAAGAGTCTACTGTAAGAACCGGCCTAAAAGCTGCTTCAAAAGGCAATATGATAGAAGAGGAGAGCATAGGTCCACCAATTAGTGACACTCAAACACCTAAGAAGTCTAGTATTAAAATTGCTGCGAAAAATGACattgatgacgatgatgatagCGAGGAACTAGCAGAAATACCACCCGCCCTGCCTATAATACAGCCAAGTAGTCTAAGTAGTAGAGAAGTATCTATGGAGAGTTTAGATAGTAAATATAAAGAACGAATGAGAATGGATGATGAATTAATGTCTAACCATAGCAGAGATATTGACGCTCATGGTTTAAGTAGGTTAGCAGAGGATGATGACGAAATCTTAGAAATTATAGAAATAGAGGAACCTTTAGAACCGGTTCCAATGCAAGATTGTTGCTTACAAGTCACTGAAGAAGACATCGCACTTTGTATGGGTTACGCCGATAATCATTTCCTGGATGCGGACCAAGAAGATGCAGAAGATCATCCGCTGAGGATTCTTAGTCAAGAAAACTTAACCGTAGCATCAACATTTACAGATACATTATCATTATATAGTGAAGTAGAACGACAAATTAGAAACGAAGCATATCTTAGACAAACTCTTGGATTTTATACAGAAAACTTTTGTTACGAATATGCCTTAGGCGGTGATGTGAATCCTCATGAAAGTTTACCATCATCTCGTTCGAGAATAGATGACATGTTGGGACTGGCGGAACTGTACGGTTCTAGAAAAATGTTGGACAACAGTGATTTACCCAACACGAGGATCGCTCCCCAATTTCAGTCACTGTCTCTTTGCAATGTCAGAGATACAGAAGAATTTCACGGTGATGGTTCAGTTTACAGTGAACCCGCGTATCGACCCAGTGATAAAATATGTGATAGTTGCAAGAGAACCATGTCTCGACCGGGTAGTGCGGTCGGAGAGTGCGGTGCATTTCAAGAATGTACACAGAACGACGCCTACGGCCCTTTTGAGAGATACCGAGGAAACGACATAACAGACGCTAGAATAGCATCACTAAGACATCCAGATGGAGCATCAGATCCAAATTTACGAGAAGAAAAACGAATACCAGGTAATGGTGCACCTGCCAATAATTTTCGAGAGCTAAAGTCAAACCTTCATCTTGAAGTTACGCCTCCCGTAGTAACAACTGAACCTCGTTCGGACAAGAATGACAAAGGGGATAAAAGTGTAGCAAGAATCGTTGGTAGTTCTAAACCTGATGGTTATGATAGTGGCCACGAATCCACTCCTAGAACAGGGAAACACAGCCCCGCAGCTACCTCGAGACGAGCTGAGTCTGGCTACGACTCTGTCCCGAGAGATTCAGACGCATCATCATTAGACTCATACCCGACGCGGAGAGCGGCGGTGGCGAGAGCGCACGCCAAGAAACACACAACCGCAAAATATAAACAACATAGCGACCGTTCTTTTTGTTCGTGGCTCCGAAATCCTTTTGCATGCAAATATGCAGATACAGATCCTGAAATTAGTGATTTTTAA
- the LOC125231216 gene encoding kinesin-like protein CG14535 isoform X3 — translation MASFSHQETQSSPAKELPRTSTAKCSGSPHRQRRREEDASPAGFCAALHKTPPAPPPALLRRLGVKEPTGVGKVKVMLRVGASGEGPFTSGTQTFSLDKRKKQVSLCENATGAATAPEDRKVGVAAPKMFAFDAIFSQDDSQTEICSSALTDVIHAVINGTDGCLFCFGHAGLGKSYTMLGRPDAAASLGAIPCAIAWLFRGIAEQRHKCGTRFSIRVSAVELCTNTNQIRDLLTPYQNDTEQSPGVYLRDDPLFGTHLQNQSELRVHSAEKAAFYLDAALATRGAREEGKDSHLLYTLHVYQYSVGGKGAVAGGRSRLHLIDLGNSERGKASGGIPLSGLGNILLAIFNGQRHLPYRDHNLTHVLKECLGSLTCHTAMIVHVSPTVQNYSDTLTTLQLASRIHRLRRRKIKYSANNNAGSGGSSGEDASKPSSSEPDPSSSDLSADTVIYVGPLDDATDGEHPPVYIPHMNSGDNRGVISKALRGSALEHKHRSSLSKVIEEKSPVHKLHFSPKASPMKTALQSSSHTPKSSPVHSATSKLTPVKKAASKHTEDVKSTSDEQWIDGPRISKSKLVEVRHIIKETQEKQRETWIDGPMQETKLPLQFESVPIQSNQLPLQIGILGSHGSESIGYGYMDNHKKNMIRKWVENQTSQIHKSRHNSPSHKSQQNHKNPAQKVTEEPEATHKMEPMKDTAKRIHVEESTVRTGLKAASKGNMIEEESIGPPISDTQTPKKSSIKIAAKNDIDDDDDSEELAEIPPALPIIQPSSLSSREVSMESLDSKYKERMRMDDELMSNHSRDIDAHGLSRLAEDDDEILEIIEIEEPLEPVPMQDCCLQVTEEDIALCMGYADNHFLDADQEDAEDHPLRILSQENLTVASTFTDTLSLYSEVERQIRNEAYLRQTLGFYTENFCYEYALGGDVNPHESLPSSRSRIDDMLGLAELYGSRKMLDNSDLPNTRIAPQFQSLSLCNVRDTEEFHGDGSVYSEPAYRPSDKICDSCKRTMSRPGSAVGECGAFQECTQNDAYGPFERYRGNDITDARIASLRHPDGASDPNLREEKRIPGNGAPANNFRELKSNLHLEVTPPVVTTEPRSDKNDKGDKSVARIVGSSKPDGYDSGHESTPRTGKHSPAATSRRAESGYDSVPRDSDASSLDSYPTRRAAVARAHAKKHTTAKYKQHSDRSFCSWLRNPFACKYADTDPEISDF, via the exons GTGAAAGTGATGCTTCGCGTCGGCGCCTCAGGCGAAGGTCCCTTCACGAGTGGCACCCAAACGTTCTCGTTGGACAAACGCAAGAAGCAAGTGAGCCTCTGCGAGAATGCCACCGGCGCCGCCACCGCACCAGAGGACAGGAAGGTCGGCGTGGCCGCGCCGAAGATGTTCGCGTTTGATGCGATCTTCTCACAGGATGACTCACAG ACGGAGATATGTTCGAGCGCTCTCACGGATGTCATCCATGCGGTGATCAACGGGACGGACGGTTGCCTCTTTTGTTTTGGACACGCAGGACTAG GTAAATCGTACACAATGTTGGGGCGACCGGATGCGGCGGCGTCCCTGGGCGCCATCCCGTGCGCCATCGCCTGGCTGTTCCGGGGCATCGCTGAGCAGCGCCACAAGTGCGGCACGAGGTTCTCCATACGAGTCTCTGCCGTTGAGCTCTGCACCAACACCAACCAAATCAGAGATTTGCTGACACCTTATCAAAATG ACACAGAACAATCTCCCGGCGTCTACCTTCGAGACGACCCACTCTTTGGAACGCATCTCCAGAACCAGTCAGAGTTGCGCGTGCACAGCGCAGAGAAGGCCGCCTTCTACTTGGATGCCGCACTAGCCACGCGGGGGGCGAGGGAGGAGGGCAAGGACAGCCATCTGCTGTACACTTTGCATGTGTACCAGTACAGTGTTGGTGGAAAGGGGGCGG TCGCCGGAGGTCGGAGTCGCCTGCATTTAATTGACTTAGGAAACTCAGAACGAGGTAAAGCTAGCGGAGGAATCCCGCTTTCTGGGCTAGGAAATATATTACTGGCAATATTTAATGGTCAGAGGCATCTACCGTACAGAGATCATAATCTCACACACGTACTGAAAGAATGCCTTGGGTCGCTCACTTGCCATACTGCCATGATAGTCCACGTGTCTCCTACTGTACAAAACTACTCTGATACACTGACTACTTTACAATTGGCATCGAGAATACACAGGCTCAGAAgaagaaaaattaaatattcagcTAACAATAACGCGGGATCTGGAGGCAGTTCAGGAGAGGATGCATCAAAACCCAGCAGCAGTGAACCAGATCCGTCAAGCAGTGACCTGTCCGCAGACACTGTTATATACGTCGGACCTTTAGATGACGCAACTGATGGAGAACATCCGCCAGTATACATTCCACACATGAACTCTGGCGACAACAGAGGTGTTATAAGTAAAGCATTGAGAGGATCGGCGTTAGAACATAAACATAGATCATCTTTATCTAAAGTAATTGAGGAAAAAAGCCCTGTGCATAAATTACACTTTTCTCCTAAAGCTTCCCCTATGAAAACTGCCCTACAATCTTCAAGTCATACTCCAAAATCATCACCAGTTCATTCCGCAACCTCCAAACTAACACCAGTTAAGAAAGCAGCCTCAAAACATACAGAAGATGTTAAAAGTACTAGTGACGAACAATGGATAGATGGCCCTCGAATATCTAAATCAAAATTAGTAGAAGTTAGGCATATCATTAAAGAAACCCAAGAAAAACAACGTGAAACCTGGATTGATGGACCAATGCAAGAAACAAAATTGCCATTACAATTTGAATCAGTTCCGATTCAGTCAAACCAACTGCCCTTGCAAATTGGCATACTCGGTTCACATGGTAGTGAAAGTATTGGATACGGTTACATGGATAATCATAAGAAGAATATGATTAGGAAATGGGTTGAAAATCAAACATCACAAATTCATAAATCTCGACATAATTCTCCCAGTCATAAAAGtcaacaaaatcataaaaatccTGCACAGAAAGTTACAGAAGAACCAGAGGCAACACACAAGATGGAACCAATGAAAGACACAGCAAAGCGCATTCACGTTGAAGAGTCTACTGTAAGAACCGGCCTAAAAGCTGCTTCAAAAGGCAATATGATAGAAGAGGAGAGCATAGGTCCACCAATTAGTGACACTCAAACACCTAAGAAGTCTAGTATTAAAATTGCTGCGAAAAATGACattgatgacgatgatgatagCGAGGAACTAGCAGAAATACCACCCGCCCTGCCTATAATACAGCCAAGTAGTCTAAGTAGTAGAGAAGTATCTATGGAGAGTTTAGATAGTAAATATAAAGAACGAATGAGAATGGATGATGAATTAATGTCTAACCATAGCAGAGATATTGACGCTCATGGTTTAAGTAGGTTAGCAGAGGATGATGACGAAATCTTAGAAATTATAGAAATAGAGGAACCTTTAGAACCGGTTCCAATGCAAGATTGTTGCTTACAAGTCACTGAAGAAGACATCGCACTTTGTATGGGTTACGCCGATAATCATTTCCTGGATGCGGACCAAGAAGATGCAGAAGATCATCCGCTGAGGATTCTTAGTCAAGAAAACTTAACCGTAGCATCAACATTTACAGATACATTATCATTATATAGTGAAGTAGAACGACAAATTAGAAACGAAGCATATCTTAGACAAACTCTTGGATTTTATACAGAAAACTTTTGTTACGAATATGCCTTAGGCGGTGATGTGAATCCTCATGAAAGTTTACCATCATCTCGTTCGAGAATAGATGACATGTTGGGACTGGCGGAACTGTACGGTTCTAGAAAAATGTTGGACAACAGTGATTTACCCAACACGAGGATCGCTCCCCAATTTCAGTCACTGTCTCTTTGCAATGTCAGAGATACAGAAGAATTTCACGGTGATGGTTCAGTTTACAGTGAACCCGCGTATCGACCCAGTGATAAAATATGTGATAGTTGCAAGAGAACCATGTCTCGACCGGGTAGTGCGGTCGGAGAGTGCGGTGCATTTCAAGAATGTACACAGAACGACGCCTACGGCCCTTTTGAGAGATACCGAGGAAACGACATAACAGACGCTAGAATAGCATCACTAAGACATCCAGATGGAGCATCAGATCCAAATTTACGAGAAGAAAAACGAATACCAGGTAATGGTGCACCTGCCAATAATTTTCGAGAGCTAAAGTCAAACCTTCATCTTGAAGTTACGCCTCCCGTAGTAACAACTGAACCTCGTTCGGACAAGAATGACAAAGGGGATAAAAGTGTAGCAAGAATCGTTGGTAGTTCTAAACCTGATGGTTATGATAGTGGCCACGAATCCACTCCTAGAACAGGGAAACACAGCCCCGCAGCTACCTCGAGACGAGCTGAGTCTGGCTACGACTCTGTCCCGAGAGATTCAGACGCATCATCATTAGACTCATACCCGACGCGGAGAGCGGCGGTGGCGAGAGCGCACGCCAAGAAACACACAACCGCAAAATATAAACAACATAGCGACCGTTCTTTTTGTTCGTGGCTCCGAAATCCTTTTGCATGCAAATATGCAGATACAGATCCTGAAATTAGTGATTTTTAA
- the LOC125231216 gene encoding kinesin-like protein CG14535 isoform X4, translating into MLRVGASGEGPFTSGTQTFSLDKRKKQVSLCENATGAATAPEDRKVGVAAPKMFAFDAIFSQDDSQTEICSSALTDVIHAVINGTDGCLFCFGHAGLGKSYTMLGRPDAAASLGAIPCAIAWLFRGIAEQRHKCGTRFSIRVSAVELCTNTNQIRDLLTPYQNDTEQSPGVYLRDDPLFGTHLQNQSELRVHSAEKAAFYLDAALATRGAREEGKDSHLLYTLHVYQYSVGGKGAVAGGRSRLHLIDLGNSERGKASGGIPLSGLGNILLAIFNGQRHLPYRDHNLTHVLKECLGSLTCHTAMIVHVSPTVQNYSDTLTTLQLASRIHRLRRRKIKYSANNNAGSGGSSGEDASKPSSSEPDPSSSDLSADTVIYVGPLDDATDGEHPPVYIPHMNSGDNRGVISKALRGSALEHKHRSSLSKVIEEKSPVHKLHFSPKASPMKTALQSSSHTPKSSPVHSATSKLTPVKKAASKHTEDVKSTSDEQWIDGPRISKSKLVEVRHIIKETQEKQRETWIDGPMQETKLPLQFESVPIQSNQLPLQIGILGSHGSESIGYGYMDNHKKNMIRKWVENQTSQIHKSRHNSPSHKSQQNHKNPAQKVTEEPEATHKMEPMKDTAKRIHVEESTVRTGLKAASKGNMIEEESIGPPISDTQTPKKSSIKIAAKNDIDDDDDSEELAEIPPALPIIQPSSLSSREVSMESLDSKYKERMRMDDELMSNHSRDIDAHGLSRLAEDDDEILEIIEIEEPLEPVPMQDCCLQVTEEDIALCMGYADNHFLDADQEDAEDHPLRILSQENLTVASTFTDTLSLYSEVERQIRNEAYLRQTLGFYTENFCYEYALGGDVNPHESLPSSRSRIDDMLGLAELYGSRKMLDNSDLPNTRIAPQFQSLSLCNVRDTEEFHGDGSVYSEPAYRPSDKICDSCKRTMSRPGSAVGECGAFQECTQNDAYGPFERYRGNDITDARIASLRHPDGASDPNLREEKRIPGNGAPANNFRELKSNLHLEVTPPVVTTEPRSDKNDKGDKSVARIVGSSKPDGYDSGHESTPRTGKHSPAATSRRAESGYDSVPRDSDASSLDSYPTRRAAVARAHAKKHTTAKYKQHSDRSFCSWLRNPFACKYADTDPEISDF; encoded by the exons ATGCTTCGCGTCGGCGCCTCAGGCGAAGGTCCCTTCACGAGTGGCACCCAAACGTTCTCGTTGGACAAACGCAAGAAGCAAGTGAGCCTCTGCGAGAATGCCACCGGCGCCGCCACCGCACCAGAGGACAGGAAGGTCGGCGTGGCCGCGCCGAAGATGTTCGCGTTTGATGCGATCTTCTCACAGGATGACTCACAG ACGGAGATATGTTCGAGCGCTCTCACGGATGTCATCCATGCGGTGATCAACGGGACGGACGGTTGCCTCTTTTGTTTTGGACACGCAGGACTAG GTAAATCGTACACAATGTTGGGGCGACCGGATGCGGCGGCGTCCCTGGGCGCCATCCCGTGCGCCATCGCCTGGCTGTTCCGGGGCATCGCTGAGCAGCGCCACAAGTGCGGCACGAGGTTCTCCATACGAGTCTCTGCCGTTGAGCTCTGCACCAACACCAACCAAATCAGAGATTTGCTGACACCTTATCAAAATG ACACAGAACAATCTCCCGGCGTCTACCTTCGAGACGACCCACTCTTTGGAACGCATCTCCAGAACCAGTCAGAGTTGCGCGTGCACAGCGCAGAGAAGGCCGCCTTCTACTTGGATGCCGCACTAGCCACGCGGGGGGCGAGGGAGGAGGGCAAGGACAGCCATCTGCTGTACACTTTGCATGTGTACCAGTACAGTGTTGGTGGAAAGGGGGCGG TCGCCGGAGGTCGGAGTCGCCTGCATTTAATTGACTTAGGAAACTCAGAACGAGGTAAAGCTAGCGGAGGAATCCCGCTTTCTGGGCTAGGAAATATATTACTGGCAATATTTAATGGTCAGAGGCATCTACCGTACAGAGATCATAATCTCACACACGTACTGAAAGAATGCCTTGGGTCGCTCACTTGCCATACTGCCATGATAGTCCACGTGTCTCCTACTGTACAAAACTACTCTGATACACTGACTACTTTACAATTGGCATCGAGAATACACAGGCTCAGAAgaagaaaaattaaatattcagcTAACAATAACGCGGGATCTGGAGGCAGTTCAGGAGAGGATGCATCAAAACCCAGCAGCAGTGAACCAGATCCGTCAAGCAGTGACCTGTCCGCAGACACTGTTATATACGTCGGACCTTTAGATGACGCAACTGATGGAGAACATCCGCCAGTATACATTCCACACATGAACTCTGGCGACAACAGAGGTGTTATAAGTAAAGCATTGAGAGGATCGGCGTTAGAACATAAACATAGATCATCTTTATCTAAAGTAATTGAGGAAAAAAGCCCTGTGCATAAATTACACTTTTCTCCTAAAGCTTCCCCTATGAAAACTGCCCTACAATCTTCAAGTCATACTCCAAAATCATCACCAGTTCATTCCGCAACCTCCAAACTAACACCAGTTAAGAAAGCAGCCTCAAAACATACAGAAGATGTTAAAAGTACTAGTGACGAACAATGGATAGATGGCCCTCGAATATCTAAATCAAAATTAGTAGAAGTTAGGCATATCATTAAAGAAACCCAAGAAAAACAACGTGAAACCTGGATTGATGGACCAATGCAAGAAACAAAATTGCCATTACAATTTGAATCAGTTCCGATTCAGTCAAACCAACTGCCCTTGCAAATTGGCATACTCGGTTCACATGGTAGTGAAAGTATTGGATACGGTTACATGGATAATCATAAGAAGAATATGATTAGGAAATGGGTTGAAAATCAAACATCACAAATTCATAAATCTCGACATAATTCTCCCAGTCATAAAAGtcaacaaaatcataaaaatccTGCACAGAAAGTTACAGAAGAACCAGAGGCAACACACAAGATGGAACCAATGAAAGACACAGCAAAGCGCATTCACGTTGAAGAGTCTACTGTAAGAACCGGCCTAAAAGCTGCTTCAAAAGGCAATATGATAGAAGAGGAGAGCATAGGTCCACCAATTAGTGACACTCAAACACCTAAGAAGTCTAGTATTAAAATTGCTGCGAAAAATGACattgatgacgatgatgatagCGAGGAACTAGCAGAAATACCACCCGCCCTGCCTATAATACAGCCAAGTAGTCTAAGTAGTAGAGAAGTATCTATGGAGAGTTTAGATAGTAAATATAAAGAACGAATGAGAATGGATGATGAATTAATGTCTAACCATAGCAGAGATATTGACGCTCATGGTTTAAGTAGGTTAGCAGAGGATGATGACGAAATCTTAGAAATTATAGAAATAGAGGAACCTTTAGAACCGGTTCCAATGCAAGATTGTTGCTTACAAGTCACTGAAGAAGACATCGCACTTTGTATGGGTTACGCCGATAATCATTTCCTGGATGCGGACCAAGAAGATGCAGAAGATCATCCGCTGAGGATTCTTAGTCAAGAAAACTTAACCGTAGCATCAACATTTACAGATACATTATCATTATATAGTGAAGTAGAACGACAAATTAGAAACGAAGCATATCTTAGACAAACTCTTGGATTTTATACAGAAAACTTTTGTTACGAATATGCCTTAGGCGGTGATGTGAATCCTCATGAAAGTTTACCATCATCTCGTTCGAGAATAGATGACATGTTGGGACTGGCGGAACTGTACGGTTCTAGAAAAATGTTGGACAACAGTGATTTACCCAACACGAGGATCGCTCCCCAATTTCAGTCACTGTCTCTTTGCAATGTCAGAGATACAGAAGAATTTCACGGTGATGGTTCAGTTTACAGTGAACCCGCGTATCGACCCAGTGATAAAATATGTGATAGTTGCAAGAGAACCATGTCTCGACCGGGTAGTGCGGTCGGAGAGTGCGGTGCATTTCAAGAATGTACACAGAACGACGCCTACGGCCCTTTTGAGAGATACCGAGGAAACGACATAACAGACGCTAGAATAGCATCACTAAGACATCCAGATGGAGCATCAGATCCAAATTTACGAGAAGAAAAACGAATACCAGGTAATGGTGCACCTGCCAATAATTTTCGAGAGCTAAAGTCAAACCTTCATCTTGAAGTTACGCCTCCCGTAGTAACAACTGAACCTCGTTCGGACAAGAATGACAAAGGGGATAAAAGTGTAGCAAGAATCGTTGGTAGTTCTAAACCTGATGGTTATGATAGTGGCCACGAATCCACTCCTAGAACAGGGAAACACAGCCCCGCAGCTACCTCGAGACGAGCTGAGTCTGGCTACGACTCTGTCCCGAGAGATTCAGACGCATCATCATTAGACTCATACCCGACGCGGAGAGCGGCGGTGGCGAGAGCGCACGCCAAGAAACACACAACCGCAAAATATAAACAACATAGCGACCGTTCTTTTTGTTCGTGGCTCCGAAATCCTTTTGCATGCAAATATGCAGATACAGATCCTGAAATTAGTGATTTTTAA